The nucleotide sequence CACCGTCATCGTCACCGGTATGCTGATCAAAATGGCAGAAATTTGGCGGCAGATCCTGAATACCCACAACACCATAGGGGTACATCACTGCCAGGCGCTCCAGCAGATTGGCCATCTCCCGGACATTACCCGGCCAGTCATGACGACACAAAGAAAGAATAGAGGCAGAACTAAGCCGGATAGAACCCCTGCCCTGCTTTTCCATTGCACCCACCAGTTCATTAAGAATCAGTGGAATATCCTCAGGTCGCTCTCTGAGGGCAGGCATTTCAATCGGGAATACATTTAACCGGTAATAGAGGTCTTCCCGGAACTCACCCACCTCAATCATATCTTTAAGGTTTTTATGGGTAGCGGCAATGATTCTGACATTCACCTCGATGGGTTCAGAGCCACCTACACGATCAAAGGTTCTTTCCTGCAACACACGCAGCAGCTTGACCTGCATGTGCATGGGCATATCACCGATTTCATCCAGGAACAGAGTGCCACCCTGAGCCAGCTCAAAGCGCCCTTTCCGGGTAGCAACTGCACCGGTAAAAGAACCCTTTTCATGGCCAAAGAGTTCGCTTTCGAGCAGGTCGTGGGGAATCGCACCACAATTCACCGGAACAAAAGGTCCACCCTTCCGGTCAGAATGTTCGTGCAGATTACGCGCCACCACTTCCTTGCCGGTTCCAGACTCTCCGGTTATCAGCACGCTGACATCACTGTTTGCCACTTTCGACATGGCGGCTCGCACTTTACGAATTCTTTCCCCTTTGCCCACCAGCCCGCGAAACAGTTCCACCTGGTGATTAAAACCGGTTTGGTGCACCTGTCGCCACTGCTCACGATACACCTGCCCATAGTGCAGACACGAAAGCAGCTGCGGCTTGGTGCAAGGCCAGTCGATGCGGGCAATAATTTGACGGCGAAGTGAGGATTGAAGGTTTTCAGGAAGGGGTTCAGCAACACGAACGACCGGTACACCTCCGCTCCAGCGCTGTATGCGGGCAATCATTCCCTGCAGAGAGCTTTCAGCCTGAAGAAAATCTCCCAGAAACAAGGCACAGAAGCCACCCTTGTCCATGTCGCTGACGGCTTCTTCCCAGTATGCCGCACCAATAGCCTTGGTGCGATACCCCATAAATTCAAGTATGGTGCTGAGGTCATGGCGACGCTGCTGAGCGTCTTCTATGATAAGCACCTGATCCACTGTCTCCATTGTAACGACGGTCCCTGTCATCAAAGCAATGAAAAAAAACAGCTTGAATTAATCAGAATCGCTATAAAACATACTCTTATTAATTCATTTAAGGCCTAAATAACTGTTTCGTCAAATTTATTTCGAACTTTAATGAATTTTTATCGGGATTTTTGCAATTTGTCGGAAATGCGGCTGTGTTTTGGGAGGGGTCAAGTGTTTTTTTATGCTTATTAACCGATAAAAGCCTTTAAGCTGAAGTCTCTTATCTATTAACCGTCATTCACCACACTATTCAGGAATAAATTTCTTGGTACGTTGAGCCCAAAATAAAAATGATCGTCGATTGCCTCTCTGATATTCCAACCATGTGTTTCTCCGTCCCGTTAACCGACAGTACATGAATCCCATCAAAGCACAGGAAAACCCATCTGCCCGTTGGATTCTGGGCTGGTTTCTTCTTCATGTCCGGGAACGTTCGGCTCTGCCTTTTCAGTTCATAGCGGATTCGATGCTGAATTGCAGCATAGACCATAAGACAGAGTGTCATCACCATTAACAGGACCTCAATACGCTCAGGTTTTTTGAGATACAGTGAAGACACCAGAAAATCAGGGCTCTTCAGGAAGCGAAAACCTCTCTCAACCTGCTGCTGGGATTTACACGTCCTCAGTAGTTCGCCAGCGTCAAGCCGGGCTGTATCTGTATCGTTGGTTGCCAGAACAAAACAACCCAACGATGCTTCTGCATCACGACGAGTCTGTACAGCAACCGTGCAGGAGCCTGTCACATAATATTCATAGTGGTCGGGAACCCTCCCATCAGCAGGACGGCCTTTGGTTTTATAGCAGGGACTCTCGATGATCTCAGGTTCAGCCCGGCAGTATACGGACTGTTTTTGCCATAGCTTGAAAGCTTCCATGGCATCCGATTCGATAGATAGCAGCTATTAGGAAAATGTCATGCTGGGTGGTGAATGTCGGGTTACACGCCGATCTTTGCATTTATCTGCTGCCTGAGTATTCAAATCATTAAAATAGGAGGAGGTAAACCATAGACTGAATCAAAGATATCCGGGCGAATCAGCAAAGTTGGCAGGATTTCTGCGTCATAGAGCCAGAACCCAGGTTCGACTATTCTTGGAGTTATGAAGCGCCCTCTGAACAAACCTGCTTATAAGGTTAACCTGATCCGGCAACATTGCATTTGTGAAAGCAACTATCACAAACTGCTGAAGCTGTTACCTGACCTGGACAAGCAGGATGAATACACGTTACTGGTCAGTCATTCTGTACATCAGGGACAGATGCATTTTCATGTACAGAACCGCGCCCGGTATACGACAACTCTTCGCATCACGTTCGAAGCAGACTGGAGCCAGTGGCTTGCCCTGCCGACCATGCAGGTTCGTCTTTATCACGATGCTGCCATGGCAGAAGTGACCAGCGTACAGAAAATTCGTTATTTTGAACCAGTGTACTCCTACCCCAATGACAAAATGTTACTGCCCGATGAGAAAGAACAGCTGAATCTTTTTCTGTCAGACTGGTTAAATTTCTGTTTCAGCGGTGGTCATGTTCATTACGGAATCGTTTGATCCATCACGCTCACTGACCTGCAAACCTGATACACTGTAGTATCTTTAAACCTGCCCTTCCTGAGCGAAAGAATGAGCAAAATCCGAGTTGTCCAGATTTCTGATTGTCATGTGTTTGGCAATACAGAAGGTCGTTTGATGGGAGTCGATACCCGCGCGAGCCTGCGTGGCATTCTGGATGATATTGAACAGCGCCTGAACAGCATTGACCTGATCGTAGTCACTGGGGACCTGAGCCAGGATGATAGTAAAGCGTCCTATCAATGGATACAGCAACAGCTCGAGACCCTGAAAATCCCCTATTACTGGCTGGCTGGCAACCACGATATCACAGCCATGATGCAGGAAGTCTGTCCGGCAGCCATGCAAAAATCCGTTATAAGGAGAAACTGGCAGCTACTACTGCTGGACTCTCATCTGGATGATGGAATTCCCGGCCTTTTGTCCGACCCGGAGCTGGACTATATGGAACAGCAGTTGAGGCGGTATCCGGATCATCACACCCTGATCGCCTTTCATCATCCGGCTTACACCATCAACAGCCCGTGGCTGGACAAGATAAACCTTCAGAACAGCGAGGCATTCTGGGAACGGATAAACCGGCACACGAACGTCAAAGTGGTGATTAACGGCCACATTCATCAGGTGCAGGAATGGCAGCAAGGCCTTGTCCGGGTACTCTCAGCACCCTCAACCGCTGTTCAGTTCAAACCAGAATCTTATGATTTCTGCCTCGACAGCCAACCGCCTGGCTATCGGCTCATCGACCTGCAGTCAGACGGTTCCCTGAATACTCAGGTTATCCGCCTGCCTGAATACAGCCAATCTCCGGATTTTACCTCGTCAGGTTATTGAAACCTCTGTTTTATATAAGCTTTTATTATTAACAATGCCCGCTGCTTTCCTAAATTTATTAATAGGAGCAGCGGGATTGTCGGCCAATAAAACCAATCAGTCCCGCTGCGTTGTTCCTGAAGTAGTAAAGAAAGGAGTCTTTATGTCCAGGGTGAGGTCAATGCAGTACGACGACCAGGATCAAATCTATTGGGATGGCGGTCAGGAAGTCCGTAAAACCCAATCTGCCAGAGATCGCTGTAAGAAAAGAAAGTCAAAATCCATCCGTCGCGGTATTGATGAATACTGGGAAAAGCACCAGTTGCATCAAGATACGGCTGACGGTTATGAAAGTTTTGATGAATTTGATGATTCTGACAGGTTTAATGACAGTACTTTGCATTAGCCTTATTCGTTGCTCATCACCACTGCGCCCCTGCCGGAAGCGATAAGCCATGCTCAACGATCCGTTTTCATGCTGCCAACGGTGATATAAAAATGAACTATGTCAAAATAGGGAATCGCATCCTGAAAAAAGAATGTGGCCGTCCCTGGCCACTTGTGAATCCAAAGGTGGGATTAATTAGAAGTTACGTCCAACCGATGCGAACGTCATCTTGTTCTCGAAATCACCCGTCAACTCGTCAAGGTCGATAATTTCCTTAACCCTGGAGCTCAGGTAAACATCACGACCACCCAGAACAGTGCTGAGAACCTTGGTCTTGTGAACGTCGGTAATTGGCACTTCAAAGATATTCTGGTTGAGTACCGCGAAGTCAGCGTATTTTCCCGGAGTGATGGAGCCGATTTCGTGGGAACGCTTCTGACTGTCAGCGTTAGCCTGGGTGTACATCCAGACGGCAGTTTCCAGAGAAATAGCATACTCCTCGGCGTTCATGGTGGATCCTTCCTTAATGCCACAACCACGACGGGTTACGATGGTCTCAATCGCCGCCCACGGGTCAAGCGGGGTTACCATCCAGTCTGTACCAATAGCTACAGGCGCGCCACTGTCAACAATTGGCTTCACCGGGTACATGTATTTATGAACACGTTCTTTGCCAATATCCTGCTCGATCACACGAGTAGCAGCCATGTCGTACCAGAACACGGGTGAGAATTCTGCGTAAACATTCAGTTCTGCAAAGCGCTGAACGTCATCCGGATGGATCATTGCACAATGGGCTACCCGGTGCTGTAGCTTGTCAGCGTTGTTACCGGGTTTCTTGCGCAGCTCTTCTACGGCATCCAGCACCATACGGGCAGCGCCATCACCCGCGCAATGCGCATGAACCGTCAGCCCCATGGCATCGTATTTTTTCAGGCCTTCACGGTACTGTTCAGGCGTGTTACGCCATGGTCCGTGATAGTCAGTGCCTTCATAAGGTTCAACGACAACCGCCGTTTGGCCTGCCGCAGCACCGTCAAGGATGTACTTAACGCCAACAATTTTTACATTCTTGCCGCTATAGTCCCTGTGATTCATGATGTACTTGTCCGCCAGCTTCTGCATTTCCGGCGTAGCGAAGTCAACAACATCTGTCGCATAAACCGTCAGACGAACACTCAGGTCATCATTGTCATCCAGGTATTTGTAAGCCTGGCCGTACATTTCACGGGACCACACTTCACTGACCGACGTCAGGCCGTAACTGTTTATGTAGCTGAAAACAGGCTTGAGCTGCTTTTCACCCAGTTCCTTAGGTCCTGGCAGTGTACCCAGCCACTTCTCCCAGACAATGTGAGCCGCCAGTTCACGGAGTACACCCGTCGCCTCGCCATTCTCGTCACGCACGTAATGACCACCAACAGGGTCCGGCGTATCCTTGGTAATACCGCATACTTCAAGGGCTTTAGAGTTAACCAGCGCCGCATGACCTGAACACTCCCAGAAGTACGCAGGCTTGTCCGGAATCAGCTCGTCAAGAATCTTCTTATGGGAAGGCTTGCCGAACATCTTGATGTTTGAGCCATCATCCCACAGGTAATCAAGGTTTGCGCCAAACACCCATGGTCGTTCAGGGTGTTCATCCAGTTCTTTTTTTACCAACACCTTGAATTCATCCCAGGTGGTGCTCAGCTCGTCTACACGGACATTGTTGAAGCATTCCACCGCCATTTCAGGGTGCATATGGTCGTCAATCAGTCCCGGCAGAACCGTGTGACCGCGCAGGTCAACCACCAGCGTTTCCGGTGTGCGCAGCTTCAGAATTTCTTCGGTTGTACCTACCTTGGTAAACACGTTGCCACGAACCACAAAAGCTTCTGCCCATGCCTGCTTGTACTTACCCCCCTGGTAGACTTTACCGTTCACGTACAGAACGGTTTTGTCACCAACACTCGGGTGCGGGGCTGCCACCCCACCACTGGCTACTGCCTGGGCGATAGGGCTGACCATTGTCGCCGCAGCGGCGGCAGTGGCCGCAGCACCAAAACTCTTTTTGAAGAAGCTTCTGCGTTGCGGTGATTCCAGAATGTTGTCGTTATCATTCAGATCAAACATTTGGCGTTTCATGATTACTCCTGGTTTTATCTTGTCAGTAAAATTTTTTGTATCAATTCCGTTCTACGGTTTATCCCGGTTAATAAAACTGACCCGGGCCTTTTCCAGTATCTGTTTGAGGGTTTCCAGATACAGCCGTTTTTTTGCCAGCCCTGGCTGCCTTTCCAGACTCACAATTAATGTGTTCAGTCGCTGAACCTCACCTTCGGTATTGGCAACCTGCGCCTGGGCCTGAGCCTGGGCCTGTTTGAGGGTATTGTTTACTTCACTGCGAGCCTGGGCCAGCTTCGTCTCCCGCTCCCCGAGCGCATCCTGAATCAGTTTTTCCCTGGCCGCCGGAGCCATTTGTACTTCGTCGTATGCCTGCTTGATAACAGCCGGGGTCTCCAGCCGGTTCAGCATAACGTTGGTGACGGTAATTCCCGGACCAAAGCTGTCCAGCTCCTGTTGAATCGCCTGTTGCATCCACTGTTGAAAGTCACTGCGCCCGGTGGTCAGCAGGCTGTCCAACTCTCTCTGGCTGACATAAATCACCGCCTGAGCTTTGGCGGTGTTACGCAATATGGTCTCAGCGTCCATGGCAACGGATAAAAACTTACCGGGGCTGGGGATGCTGTACTGAACCTGCAAAGCCAGTTCAATCAGGTCACCCTTGCCAGTAGTCAGTTCGCTGCCGGTCAAAGCGCTGTCCAGCTCTTTGGCAAAATCAATATTGATAGAGCGAAGTTCAACAGCCGAAAGGGTTTCCACACTTTCCACCGGCCAGGGCAACCGGTAGTGCATTCCCGGCATGACATTCTGCTCGACAATGCGACCAAAGCGACTGACCACAGCCCGCTGATCTGCATCCACCGAGTAAAACCCACTAACGCCGTAGAGCATCAACGCCAGCACCACGACCAGCCAGCGCAGACGGTGAAACAACTGCCGGTAAACCCGGCTGACATCCTGCCACCAACTCATGATTCGTCCTTGACATCCAGCTTAGGGTTAACCAGTTGCTCAAACAAATCAGAGTCCGACGGTAATACAAGACGACTATTGTTGTCTAGAACTGCCTTGTAAGCTTCCATGGTTCGCACAAATTCAAAGAATTCCTGGTGGGACTCAAAAGCCTGACTATATAGCTCTGCGGCCCTGGCCTCACTGTTGCCCTTGATGATCTGGCTGTCACGGTAGGCGGTGGATTTCAGCTCGGCAATTTCCTGCTCAGTTCGGGCACGGATTTTCTCCGCTTCTTCATGGCCTTGCGCCCGGTATTGCTTCGACAGCCGCTCCCACTCTGAACTCATACGATCGTAAATGGCTTTCAGGTTGCGGGGTGAATAACCAAATTTTACCGCCCGCACCGCCAGCACTTCGATGCCCAGCTCCTGACGACTGACCTTATCCACCCGCTCAGACACCTGCTGAAACAGTTTATCCAGCTGATTTTGTTCTGAGTCGACGTTAAGAATACTGTCCAGCGGATAGGAGGCCAGCATCGCCCCAACCTGGGAGTTGGTGATGGTATTCAGCCGCTGTTGTGCAATTTCGGTGGTGCGGGTACTGGTCAGGAAAACCACAGGATCAACGATACGCCAGACTACGTAATTATCGACGACAATGTTACGACGATCCCTGGTGCTGTATTCACTGGGCTCAAGCCGCAGCATCTGCACCCTTTTTTCCAGAGGTGTCACCGCCTGAACCGGGTTGGGCAGTTTCACCGCCAGTCCCGCTTCGGTAATGGTTTTCACTGGTCTGCCGAACTGGGTGATCACTGCGTACTCGTGTTCGTTCACCGTGACAAAGCAGGTGGCCGCGATGTATACGCTGAGCAGCCCTCCTGCCAGCCACCAGATTTTTGCTTTCAAATTCATGGACCTGACCTGAATATTCTGAAATTCTCCAACAACTCCCGCTCCCCGGCACTGAGGTTGCGTTCTCCTTCACTCATCTCGTTCAGATAGTCCGGATAGCCGTTATTGATAACCGGTTGCTGAGTGAGATCCGGAAGCGATAAAGCTGGCACCTCTTCGTCTGGCTGAGGTTCAGAAGATTGTGATTCCGGCAACGTCCGGGGGTGCTGGAGCATCGGGCTTCCATAGGGATTACCCCAGATGCGAAAATCCTGACTGCTGAAGGCCGGATCAATCACCGTAAACGGTTTTCCCGTCAATGCGTTCCGGGCAATATCCACCCGTTGATTAAACCGGTAGGCCTCAGGCGCTTCATGGTACACCGTGGCTAACGCTTTAAAATGACGACTCTCACCTTCAGCGGAATGGACTCGCTGGCTCGCCTGTGCCCTGGCTTCGGATTTCACCAGAAAATGCTGAGCCCGCGCTTTGGGAATTTCCGTTAAACGCCAACCCTCAGCCTGATTCACCAGGGTATGGCTCTCCTGATAGGCGTCCAGGGCATCACGGTACTGGCTGACCAGATAGGCCGGAGGCTCAATTTGCTGGACGTTGACTGACACTATTTCAACCGGCAGCTGAAACGGTTCCACCTCAGCAGTAATCTGCTCCGCCAGAGTAGCCGCATAATCACTGAAACCTTCCTGTTGCAGCCGGGCAAAACTGACTTTGGCGCTACTGCGGGTCAACACGGCATTAGCCAGATTTACCAGCAGTTCCTCAATGTGAGTAAACCGGTTCAGTTCGGCGCTGGGATCTGTGAGCCGGTACTGAAGGTCTGCGGTAAAAAACATCAGCTTTTCATCTCCGGTGAGCAGATAGTCAGCATCTTCCCGGCTTAGCTGGCTTTGCTTGATGGAGTACCACAGCTTTGCCCCGTAAGACGGGCGTAAAAAAGAATTTTTGCTGCCAATGGCAATGGAATACAGCTGCCCTTCCGGGAGCAAAGTCACCTGCTCAAAGGGCTGGGGTAAAGACCAGACCAGACCGGGTTGAATGTGATTGTCAGTAATTTTGCCAAGGCGGGTGTGAACACCAATATATCCCTGGGGAACAACCGTTATGCCGGAAGTCAGATAGACCACGGTAGCTACTGCACAGACAGGCTTCCACAACTGGCTGGCTAACTGTCTGCAACGACGCGCTGTCGCCTCGACAGGGATGTGGTCGGGCAGATAGCGAACCAGTGTCTGGTAGCACCGTTCCAGCAAAGGAACATCCGGCGCATCGTGTCCGGACAGGGTGCGCACACCCGTGACCAGCAGCTCAGCCCCCGTGATCAAAATCATCAAGGCGATCAGCAGTGCCGCATATTCATCAATATTAAAACCGATCAGGGAACCGATCAGGGACAGCATCACCGCCCCGGAGGTCATCAGGTCCACCCTGGTGTGCAGGCTGTCGGCTTTCAGTACTTCGGATTCTGCTTCGATACCCACCAGCATTTTCAGGCGGGAAATAAACAACAGCAACACCATGACCACACCGATACCGGCGATGCCCCACCAGGCGTGAGTGATCGGTTCATTCTGTACGGTCAGGGTCTGGTCATAAATCTCATAAGGTACGGCCAGAATCAGCAGCGATACCAGAATGACCGCCATTCCTTCCACTTTAATGGCGCGCTGGATTCGCCGTTCATCACCACTGCGCTCCTGCCGGAAGCGATAAGCCATGCTCAACAGCAGCACCAGTGACACCAGCACATCACTCAGGGAGTGCAGGGCATCAGCGCTTAACGCCACACTGGCAGTGAGCCAGGCCAGAAAAATACGAAACCCGGTCAATGCCAGATCAATAACAAGTGCCGTTGCTGATGTGCGAATACGTCTGTCTGAAAACATCCTCTGGCCTGTAAAAAACTCAATAAAAAAGCCACCGGCAAACCGTCTGAGGACGGCTTGCCGGTAGCCTGAAGGGCAGAATTACCTGATGTTATTAAGAATGGTCGGGAGAGCAGTATGGAAGCCATCGACCGCGAAACGTGCACTGGATGCGACGTTGTAGTTACCAAACATGGCAACAACGGTCTTACTCTCTTTTTCCACCGCCAGAATCTGGCCATGAACACCAATGCCTACCATCCACGGCTTACCATCGAGGTTCAGGATGCGGAACTGATCTTTGTAGAAACCGTCAGCCAGTGCCGCTTCTTTACCCAGTGCCCAGGCCGCTTTAACTTCCTTATCACCCGCCCAGATTCCATCCAGGAACGTCTTCGGAATCACCTGGGTGCCGTCCTGCGCCTTACCGTCGTGCGCCCAGATATCACCCATGGTGGCTGCATCACGGGTGGTCATGGACAGGCCGCCGCAGGCCATGGGCTGATCGTCTTTGCCGACAAAGATGGTGGCTTTGGAGTTGAACCCACCCTGCTTCCAGATCTTGTCTTCAAAGTACTGGCTCCAGTGCTGGTCGGTAGCACGCGCTGTGATCAGACCCAGCACTTCGGTGTTGTAGCTGTGGTACTCATACTTTTTGCCCGCCTCGTAAGCGGTTTTGTTCAGGTGTTTGGTGTATTCCTGTACGCCAACCCAGTCAGTCGGCTCACCGTACCAGCCGATGGCTTTCGCCATGCTCATATCCCAGTCACTGGCGTAGGCATTCTGGTTGTCGGCGTCAATCAGTCCGAAACCGGTGCGCATATCCAGTGCATATTGCAGGGGCTGGCCTTCGATCACTGTGCCTTTCGCTTCGGGCAGGTACTTGTCAATCGGGTCGGAAAACTTCAGATAACCTTCTTCCTGAGCGATAGCGGCCAGGGAGCTGGCAAAAGATTTGGTAACACTCTGAGCCAGTTGCAGAGTGTCTTTGTTGGTGCCTGACCAGTAATGTTCATGCACCAGTTTGCCATCCTGCAATACCACCATGGTGCGGTTATGCAGGCGATCCCGTAACAGTTCTTCAATGGTCAACTCAAAACCATCGACATCCTGAACCGGTGCAGACATATCCAGCGCCCTGGAAGACTTCTCAAAAGTACGGCCTTGCTTCGCAGGGTACATGGTGGCGTGGTTCAGCAGACGATGGGAATCAATGAACGTTAGCGAGGTAAACTCTCCGTCATCCCAGTTAGACTGGGTGATGCCATAGCCAGCCAGCCTGTCCAGAGTGTCGGTATCCGCCTTATCCAGTGTGAAGGCATTGGCTCCGAATGCAGCCATGGTAATAACGGTGGCGAGTAGCGTTTTTTTCATACTCTGTTCCTTGTCTGATTCTTTACTCAAAGTCTTAATGGCAGGTCATAATTGATTAAAAAGACCACCGACAAAACCGCCCGAAGAACGGTTTTGCCGGTGGTTCAGAGCAATCGTTATGATGCTTCTACCGGCTTGCGATCATTCTTCGCAATCAACTTGCCTTCGTAGTAGACCTTGGTCGGGTACTGGGCATGAACCTGGTTCAGCGGTACCTCAAACAGGTTGTTACTCATGATCTGGAAGTTGGCTTTCTTGCCTTGTTCAAGGCTGCCCACCTTATCTTCCAGACGCAGAGAGACGGCTGCATTCAGCGTGTAAGCGCGAATGGCGTTCTCCAGCGGAATTACTGCGTCCGGGTTCATGCTCTTCTCGGATTCACTCGCGCCTGGCATGCGTCGGGTAGTCAGCGTTTCAATGTGCTGCAGTGGATCCAGAGGAGACTGGCTCCAGTCACTGGCCGCTACGTAGTTGTTGCCCTCAGCGATAGCCTTCTTGATTGGGAAGAAGTTCTTGATATCTTCCATACCGTTAGGCATGTCCTGAGCCAGCACTTCGTAAACCGGCATTGGCGTCCAGAAACCCGGAGAGAACTCCATGGTGGCGTTCACGTTTTTAGCCCGGGCAAAATCCTGATCCTCCACCATAAAGCAGTGAGCAATGTGGTTACGCAGCTCACGGACTTTTTCAATACCGTTGACTTTGGCGGACTCTTCCATAGCCTTCAGCACCAGAGACATGCCCCGGTCACCCACGGTGTGGGTGGTCACCGCCAGCCCCATACCGTTGAACTTGATCATTTCATCTTTAAAGCGCTCATAAGGCGTGTAAAGCTTGCCGTAATCATCGGAGCCAGCGTAAGGCTTGTGCAGTGCCGCCGCACGACCAAAAGGAGAGGAGTCGATAAAGGTTTTTACGCCGTCAACACGAAAACGCTCGGTTTCGTATTTATGCTTCTCTTTCAGGGCAGGCAGAATGGATTTGCCGAAGTAGAATTCATTGATGTACGGGTGCATATTGACGTCCATGGTCAACTTGCCCGCCTTGTCCAGGTCGTGGTACGCCTGCATCTGCTCGCGATCACCTTCCATCACTTTCACCGATGTAATACCGAACGCGTTGATCTCCTTCATGGATTCGACGGCCGCTTCAGTGACATCTTCCATCCGATGAGCAGGGTGGTATTTGAGTACCTGCTGGATCGCGGGCCCAGCCACCAGATGGCCATTCGGCTCACCGTTTTTATCCAGCAGGATTTTGCCACCTTCAGCCGCTATGGTGTCTTTAGTGATACCTGCCAGCTCCAAAGCCTTGGTGTTCACTACCACCACATGCCCCCCTTCGTCTTCAATGGCAACAGGACGGTCTGGGATGTATTTATCCAGATAGTGGCGATCCATGGTCACGCCGGTATTGTGGAAGTAAGACCAGGAGAAGGCCTTACCGAAGATCCATTCTTTATCAGCGCCACGTCCTTTTGCATAATCCTGAAGCAGCTTCCCGAACTCTTCCGGGGTTTTATGTTCCAGGTTGGCGGTGCTGTTGTTAAAGAAGACGTTTTCCACCATCTTCACCCGTACCGGGTGGGTGTGGGCGTCGATAAAGCCCGGCATTACAAACTGACCTTTCAGGTCAACCACTTTGGAGTCAGCATCTTTGAACGCCATAATCTCTTTGCTGCTGCCCAGCTTGACGAATTTGCCGTCCTTGACAGCAAACGCTTCAGCCCATGCCTGATCGGTATT is from Endozoicomonas gorgoniicola and encodes:
- a CDS encoding serine hydrolase domain-containing protein; translation: MKKTLLATVITMAAFGANAFTLDKADTDTLDRLAGYGITQSNWDDGEFTSLTFIDSHRLLNHATMYPAKQGRTFEKSSRALDMSAPVQDVDGFELTIEELLRDRLHNRTMVVLQDGKLVHEHYWSGTNKDTLQLAQSVTKSFASSLAAIAQEEGYLKFSDPIDKYLPEAKGTVIEGQPLQYALDMRTGFGLIDADNQNAYASDWDMSMAKAIGWYGEPTDWVGVQEYTKHLNKTAYEAGKKYEYHSYNTEVLGLITARATDQHWSQYFEDKIWKQGGFNSKATIFVGKDDQPMACGGLSMTTRDAATMGDIWAHDGKAQDGTQVIPKTFLDGIWAGDKEVKAAWALGKEAALADGFYKDQFRILNLDGKPWMVGIGVHGQILAVEKESKTVVAMFGNYNVASSARFAVDGFHTALPTILNNIR
- a CDS encoding amidohydrolase — protein: MKAKPFLLSSLALSLALATGSASAGENADTVYVNGQVYTVNTDQAWAEAFAVKDGKFVKLGSSKEIMAFKDADSKVVDLKGQFVMPGFIDAHTHPVRVKMVENVFFNNSTANLEHKTPEEFGKLLQDYAKGRGADKEWIFGKAFSWSYFHNTGVTMDRHYLDKYIPDRPVAIEDEGGHVVVVNTKALELAGITKDTIAAEGGKILLDKNGEPNGHLVAGPAIQQVLKYHPAHRMEDVTEAAVESMKEINAFGITSVKVMEGDREQMQAYHDLDKAGKLTMDVNMHPYINEFYFGKSILPALKEKHKYETERFRVDGVKTFIDSSPFGRAAALHKPYAGSDDYGKLYTPYERFKDEMIKFNGMGLAVTTHTVGDRGMSLVLKAMEESAKVNGIEKVRELRNHIAHCFMVEDQDFARAKNVNATMEFSPGFWTPMPVYEVLAQDMPNGMEDIKNFFPIKKAIAEGNNYVAASDWSQSPLDPLQHIETLTTRRMPGASESEKSMNPDAVIPLENAIRAYTLNAAVSLRLEDKVGSLEQGKKANFQIMSNNLFEVPLNQVHAQYPTKVYYEGKLIAKNDRKPVEAS